In a genomic window of Accipiter gentilis chromosome 23, bAccGen1.1, whole genome shotgun sequence:
- the LOC126049912 gene encoding LOW QUALITY PROTEIN: PHD finger protein 7-like (The sequence of the model RefSeq protein was modified relative to this genomic sequence to represent the inferred CDS: inserted 2 bases in 1 codon): protein MSASKQQAPDSMEQACLLCRRAEADPGLCGDKVEKRGLCAHVFCLLFASGLFQRGAREAGLVGFLPEDIRRTVARAAQKHCFVCGESGAAISCWRGSCERSFHLPCAVEGGCVTQFALQYRAFCWEHRPEQAVEAVPEENTTCLICLDLVEERKSYGTMVCPACKHAWFHRGCIQVGAVPSPPGFARPRGTAGARQHQGLTXAPLTFLLLQGQALCAGISCFQCPLCRDRDHFLSQMLTMGIRIPLRLPSWENRRAYAELGERHSRCDARECLCPRGREQAEQEGPWQLLLCCSCAAEGTHRRCSDLTSSTASWECDACAGLGTASSASSELAGPSAASQAGSGQSLRSPAPQTSSPSTASQLPSGSSCRSSPSETSSPSTASQAASRTFPRPPSSRAALGQLPRAMAVAFGSLSPLPGGWPCTAHSAPPPVSGNVGCAPPSRHGPHGSPPKITRPGPSDF from the exons ATGTCCGCAAGCAAGCAGCAGGCCCCCGACTCGATGGAGCAGG catgccTGCTGTGTCGCCGGGCAGAGGCGGACCCGGGTCTCTGCGGGGACAAAGTGGAGAAGCGAGGGCTCTGTGCCCACGTGTTTTGCCTG ctttttgcCAGTGGGCTTTTTCAGCGAGGGGCCAGGGAAGCAGGACTCGTGGGATTTCTCCCCGAGGATATTCGACGTACAGTCGCGCGGGCAGCGCAGAAG cactgcttcGTCTGTGGCGAGAGTGGGGCCGCCATCTCCTGCTGGCGGGGGAGCTGCGAGCGCAGCTTCCATCTCCCCTGTGCCGTGGAGGGTGGATGCGTCACCCAGTTCGCTCTTCAGTACAG GgccttctgctgggagcaccgcCCAGAGCAGGCAGTGGAGGCGGTTCCGGAGGAGAACACCACCTGCCTCATCTGCCTGGACCTTGTGGAGGAGAGAAAGTCCTACGGCACCATGGTGTGCCCAGCGTGCAAACACGCCTGGTTCCACAGGGGCTGCATCCAGGTAGGAGCCGTTCCCTCGCCCCCGGGATTTGCTCGCCCCCGGGGCACGGCAGGCGCTCGGCAGCACCAGGGCCTCAC CGCGCCCCTTACgtttctcctcctgcagggaCAGGCTCTGTGCGCTGGCATTTCTTGCTTCCAGTGCCCACTCTGTAGAGATAGGGACCACTTTCTCTCGCAGATGCTCACCATGGGGATCCGAATCCCCTTGAG acTGCCATCATGGGAGAACAGGCGTGCATACGCAGAACTGGGCGAGAGGCACAGCCGCTGCGATGCCAGGGAGTGCCTTTGTCccagaggcagggagcaggcagagcaagaggg gccctggcaactgctcctgtgctgctcctgcgcTGCCGAGGGCACCCACAGACGCTGCTCCGACTTGACGAGCAGCACGGCCAGCTGGGAGTGCGACGCGTGTGCTGGCCTGGGCACCg CCTCCAGTGCCAGCTCGGAGCTCGCCGGCCCCAGCGCTGCCAGCCAGGCAGGATCGGGGCAATCGCTCAGGTCTCCAGCACcgcagaccagcagccccagcaccgccagccagctgccatCAGGGTCCTCCTGCAGGTCCTCACCGTcggagaccagcagccccagcaccgccagccaggCGGCATCGcg CACCTTCCCCAGACCTCCCTCCTCGCGGGCTGCCCTTGGCCAGCTGCCCCGCGCCATGGCCGTGGCCTTCGGCTCTCTGTCCCCGCTGCCGGGAGGGTGGCCCTGCACGGCCCACTCGGCGCCACCGCCCGTCTCTGGCAAtgtgggctgtgccccccccagccggcATGGCCCTCACGGCTCGCCCCCCAAAATCACGCGCCCTGGCCCCAGCGACTTTTGA